A genomic region of Parambassis ranga chromosome 7, fParRan2.1, whole genome shotgun sequence contains the following coding sequences:
- the srpk1a gene encoding SRSF protein kinase 1a isoform X1 yields MERKVLALQARKKRAKGKRTRKKQPGNPRARQPPQLESSPQEPEEPEEILGSDDEEQEDPNDYCKGGYHHVKVGDLYNGKYHVIRKLGWGHFSTVWLAWDIQVKRFVAMKVVKSAEHYTETAVDEIKLLRSVRNSDPNDPNREMVVQLLDDFKISGVNGTHVCMVFEVLGHHLLKWIIKSNYQGLPLPCVKSIIKQVLQGLDYLHTKCQIIHTDIKPENILMSVDEPYVRKLAAEATEWQRAGAPPPSGSSISTAPAPKQTVKMSKNKKKKLKKKQKRQAELLEKCIMDLEEMEKTTETREEDDEDDDPQSPMGRACAPLRQVSLQDLGNEETEESSGNTDILSGVPEKESEVNCNGHVDVEQRESQWRDEDQHNGNAEPTEKCATPEEQCRDSPVHPVCNGVESTSFTSAVLEQSFLQEDGENGTESLQNDKATAGTLLVNPLEPLNADKIKVKIADLGNACWVHKHFTEDIQTRQYRSLEVLIGSGYSTPADIWSTACMAFELATGDYLFEPHSGEDYSRDEDHLALMIELLGKIPRHYALSGKYSQEYFTKRDHIALIIELLGTVPRKLIMTGKYSKDFFTKKGDLKHITKLKPWGLLEVLIDKYEWPREEAESFSDFLIPMLELIPEKRATAAECLRHPWLAL; encoded by the exons ATGGAGAGGAAAG TTCTGGCACTCCAGGCAAGGAAGAAGAGGGCGAAAGGAAAGAGGACCAGAAAAAA gcAGCCAGGCAATCCTAGAGCTCGACAGCCACCCCAGCTTGAATCTTCACCCCAGGAGCCAGAGGAACCTGAGGAGATTCTCGGCTCCGATGATGAGGAACAGGAGGACCCTAACGACTACTGCAAAG GTGGCTACCATCACGTGAAAGTTGGAGACCTTTACAATGGAAAATACCATGTAATCCGGAAACTGGGCTGGGGACACTTCTCCACTGTGTGGCTCGCCTGGGACATCCA GGTGAAGAGGTTTGTTGCAATGAAAGTCGTGAAGAGTGCGGAGCACTACACAGAAACAGCGGTGGATGAGATCAAACTCCTTAGATCT GTAAGAAACTCAGACCCCAATGATCCCAACCGTGAGATGGTGGTTCAGCTGCTAGACGACTTCAAAATCTCTGGCGTCAATGGAACTC ATGTCTGCATGGTCTTTGAGGTGTTGGGGCATCACTTGTTAAAGTGGATCATAAAGTCCAATTACCAAGGGCTCCCCCTGCCTTGTGTGAAGAGCATTATAAAACAG GTTCTTCAAGGCCTGGACTACCTTCACACAAAGTGTCAGATTATCCACACAGACATCAAGCCAGAGAATATCCTGATGAGTGTAGACGAGCCCTATGTCCGGAAACTTGCAGCTGAAGCCACAGAGTGGCAGCGGGCCGGGGCGCCACCTCCATCCGGTTCATCAA TAAGCACAGCACCTGCTCCAAAACAG ACagtaaaaatgtccaaaaacaagaagaagaagttaaaaaagaagcagaagcGTCAGGCAGAGCTGTTGGAAAAGTGCATTATGGACCTGGAGGAGATGgaaaagacaacagagacaagagaggaggatgatgaagatgatgatcccCAGTCTCCAATGGGACGTGCCTGTGCTCCTCTTCGGCAAGTGTCCCTGCAGGACCTAGGAAATGAAGAAACAGAGG AGAGCAGTGGTAACACAGATATCCTATCTGGTGTGCCAGAGAAGGAGTCAGAAGTGAACTGCAATGGCCATGTGGATGTGGAGCAGAGGGAGTCCCAGTGGAGGGATGAAGACCAGCATAATGGCAATGCAGAGCCCACAGAGAAATGTGCCACTCCAGAGGAGCAATGCAGGGACTCTCCTGTCCATCCTGTTTGCAATGGTGTGGAGTCTACAAGTTTCACGTCTGCAGTGCTGGAACAAAGCTTTTTGCAGGAAGATGGAGAGAATGGGACAGAAAGCCTGCAAAATG ACAAAGCAACAGCAGGAACCCTGCTAGTTAACCCTCTTGAGCCACTCAATGCAGACAAGATCAAGGTCAAGATTGCAGATTTGGGAAATGCCTGCTGGGTG CACAAGCATTTTACAGAAGATATCCAGACACGACAGTACCGCTCATTAGAGGTGCTCATTGGTTCTGGATACAGCACACCAGCAGATATATGGAGCACTGCCTGCATG GCTTTTGAGCTTGCTACAGGGGACTACTTGTTTGAACCTCATTCGGGGGAAGATTATTCCAGGGATGAAG ACCATCTTGCTCTCATGATTGAGTTGCTCGGTAAAATCCCTCGTCACTATGCCCTGAGTGGGAAATACTCACAGGAATACTTCACCAAGAGAG ACCATATAGCGCTGATCATTGAGCTGTTGGGGACTGTCCCACGCAAACTCATAATGACCGGCAAATATTCCAAGGATTTTTTCACCAAGAAAG GTGATTTGAAACACATCACCAAGCTGAAGCCCTGGggcctgctggaggtgctgATCGATAAGTACGAGTGGCCTCGTGAAGAAGCTGAGTCCTTCTCTGACTTCCTGATTCCTATGCTGGAGCTGATCCCCGAGAAAAGAGCCACGGCTGCAGAATGCTTACGCCACCCCTGGcttgccctctag
- the lhfpl5b gene encoding LHFPL tetraspan subfamily member 5b → MNLLPAQEAAKIYHTNYVRNSRAIGVLWAVFTICFVIITVVVFIQPYWIGDSVNTPQAGYFGLFHYCIGNALTSELTCKGSALDFGSIPSPAFRTAMFFVGTSMLLIVGTMVCFSLFFFCNAGNVYRICAWMQLAAGVLMVMGCMIYPDGWDSPEVKRMCGQRTDKYTLGNCTVRWAYILAIISILDALLLAFLSFTLGSRQDKLLPEDFEVEGAGNP, encoded by the exons ATGAATCTGCTTCCAGCCCAGGAGGCCGCCAAAATCTACCACACCAACTACGTGAGGAACTCCCGGGCCATCGGCGTGTTGTGGGCCGTGTTCACCATCTGCTTCGTTATCATCACCGTGGTGGTTTTCATCCAGCCGTACTGGATCGGGGACAGCGTCAACACCCCGCAGGCGGGCTACTTCGGCCTCTTCCACTACTGCATCGGCAACGCGCTCACCTCGGAGCTGACCTGCAAGGGCAGCGCGCTGGACTTCGGCTCCATCCCCTCACCGGCCTTCAGGACTGCCATGTTCTTCGTCGGGACCTCCATGCTGCTGATAGTAGGCACAATGGTCTGCttcagcctcttcttcttctgcaacGCCGGGAACGTGTACAGGATCTGTGCATGGATGCAGCTGGCCGCGG GTGTGTTAATGGTGATGGGCTGTATGATCTACCCGGATGGCTGGGACTCTCCAGAGGTGAAGAGGATGTGCGGTCAGAGGACGGATAAGTACACCCTGGGAAACTGCACTGTGCGCTGGGCCTACATCCTGGCCATCATCAGCATTCTGGACGCGCTCCTCCTGGCATTTCTGTCCTTCACGCTCGGCAGCAGACAGGACAAACTGCTGCCAGAGGATTTTGAGGTGGAGGGAGCAG GTAACCCATAA
- the srpk1a gene encoding SRSF protein kinase 1a isoform X3, translated as MERKVLALQARKKRAKGKRTRKKQPGNPRARQPPQLESSPQEPEEPEEILGSDDEEQEDPNDYCKGGYHHVKVGDLYNGKYHVIRKLGWGHFSTVWLAWDIQVKRFVAMKVVKSAEHYTETAVDEIKLLRSVRNSDPNDPNREMVVQLLDDFKISGVNGTHVCMVFEVLGHHLLKWIIKSNYQGLPLPCVKSIIKQVLQGLDYLHTKCQIIHTDIKPENILMSVDEPYVRKLAAEATEWQRAGAPPPSGSSISTAPAPKQTVKMSKNKKKKLKKKQKRQAELLEKCIMDLEEMEKTTETREEDDEDDDPQSPMGRACAPLRQVSLQDLGNEETEESSGNTDILSGVPEKESEVNCNGHVDVEQRESQWRDEDQHNGNAEPTEKCATPEEQCRDSPVHPVCNGVESTSFTSAVLEQSFLQEDGENGTESLQNDKATAGTLLVNPLEPLNADKIKVKIADLGNACWVHKHFTEDIQTRQYRSLEVLIGSGYSTPADIWSTACMAFELATGDYLFEPHSGEDYSRDEDHIALIIELLGTVPRKLIMTGKYSKDFFTKKGDLKHITKLKPWGLLEVLIDKYEWPREEAESFSDFLIPMLELIPEKRATAAECLRHPWLAL; from the exons ATGGAGAGGAAAG TTCTGGCACTCCAGGCAAGGAAGAAGAGGGCGAAAGGAAAGAGGACCAGAAAAAA gcAGCCAGGCAATCCTAGAGCTCGACAGCCACCCCAGCTTGAATCTTCACCCCAGGAGCCAGAGGAACCTGAGGAGATTCTCGGCTCCGATGATGAGGAACAGGAGGACCCTAACGACTACTGCAAAG GTGGCTACCATCACGTGAAAGTTGGAGACCTTTACAATGGAAAATACCATGTAATCCGGAAACTGGGCTGGGGACACTTCTCCACTGTGTGGCTCGCCTGGGACATCCA GGTGAAGAGGTTTGTTGCAATGAAAGTCGTGAAGAGTGCGGAGCACTACACAGAAACAGCGGTGGATGAGATCAAACTCCTTAGATCT GTAAGAAACTCAGACCCCAATGATCCCAACCGTGAGATGGTGGTTCAGCTGCTAGACGACTTCAAAATCTCTGGCGTCAATGGAACTC ATGTCTGCATGGTCTTTGAGGTGTTGGGGCATCACTTGTTAAAGTGGATCATAAAGTCCAATTACCAAGGGCTCCCCCTGCCTTGTGTGAAGAGCATTATAAAACAG GTTCTTCAAGGCCTGGACTACCTTCACACAAAGTGTCAGATTATCCACACAGACATCAAGCCAGAGAATATCCTGATGAGTGTAGACGAGCCCTATGTCCGGAAACTTGCAGCTGAAGCCACAGAGTGGCAGCGGGCCGGGGCGCCACCTCCATCCGGTTCATCAA TAAGCACAGCACCTGCTCCAAAACAG ACagtaaaaatgtccaaaaacaagaagaagaagttaaaaaagaagcagaagcGTCAGGCAGAGCTGTTGGAAAAGTGCATTATGGACCTGGAGGAGATGgaaaagacaacagagacaagagaggaggatgatgaagatgatgatcccCAGTCTCCAATGGGACGTGCCTGTGCTCCTCTTCGGCAAGTGTCCCTGCAGGACCTAGGAAATGAAGAAACAGAGG AGAGCAGTGGTAACACAGATATCCTATCTGGTGTGCCAGAGAAGGAGTCAGAAGTGAACTGCAATGGCCATGTGGATGTGGAGCAGAGGGAGTCCCAGTGGAGGGATGAAGACCAGCATAATGGCAATGCAGAGCCCACAGAGAAATGTGCCACTCCAGAGGAGCAATGCAGGGACTCTCCTGTCCATCCTGTTTGCAATGGTGTGGAGTCTACAAGTTTCACGTCTGCAGTGCTGGAACAAAGCTTTTTGCAGGAAGATGGAGAGAATGGGACAGAAAGCCTGCAAAATG ACAAAGCAACAGCAGGAACCCTGCTAGTTAACCCTCTTGAGCCACTCAATGCAGACAAGATCAAGGTCAAGATTGCAGATTTGGGAAATGCCTGCTGGGTG CACAAGCATTTTACAGAAGATATCCAGACACGACAGTACCGCTCATTAGAGGTGCTCATTGGTTCTGGATACAGCACACCAGCAGATATATGGAGCACTGCCTGCATG GCTTTTGAGCTTGCTACAGGGGACTACTTGTTTGAACCTCATTCGGGGGAAGATTATTCCAGGGATGAAG ACCATATAGCGCTGATCATTGAGCTGTTGGGGACTGTCCCACGCAAACTCATAATGACCGGCAAATATTCCAAGGATTTTTTCACCAAGAAAG GTGATTTGAAACACATCACCAAGCTGAAGCCCTGGggcctgctggaggtgctgATCGATAAGTACGAGTGGCCTCGTGAAGAAGCTGAGTCCTTCTCTGACTTCCTGATTCCTATGCTGGAGCTGATCCCCGAGAAAAGAGCCACGGCTGCAGAATGCTTACGCCACCCCTGGcttgccctctag
- the srpk1a gene encoding SRSF protein kinase 1a isoform X2, with translation MERKVLALQARKKRAKGKRTRKKQPGNPRARQPPQLESSPQEPEEPEEILGSDDEEQEDPNDYCKGGYHHVKVGDLYNGKYHVIRKLGWGHFSTVWLAWDIQVKRFVAMKVVKSAEHYTETAVDEIKLLRSVRNSDPNDPNREMVVQLLDDFKISGVNGTHVCMVFEVLGHHLLKWIIKSNYQGLPLPCVKSIIKQVLQGLDYLHTKCQIIHTDIKPENILMSVDEPYVRKLAAEATEWQRAGAPPPSGSSISTAPAPKQTVKMSKNKKKKLKKKQKRQAELLEKCIMDLEEMEKTTETREEDDEDDDPQSPMGRACAPLRQVSLQDLGNEETEESSGNTDILSGVPEKESEVNCNGHVDVEQRESQWRDEDQHNGNAEPTEKCATPEEQCRDSPVHPVCNGVESTSFTSAVLEQSFLQEDGENGTESLQNDKATAGTLLVNPLEPLNADKIKVKIADLGNACWVHKHFTEDIQTRQYRSLEVLIGSGYSTPADIWSTACMAFELATGDYLFEPHSGEDYSRDEDHLALMIELLGKIPRHYALSGKYSQEYFTKRGDLKHITKLKPWGLLEVLIDKYEWPREEAESFSDFLIPMLELIPEKRATAAECLRHPWLAL, from the exons ATGGAGAGGAAAG TTCTGGCACTCCAGGCAAGGAAGAAGAGGGCGAAAGGAAAGAGGACCAGAAAAAA gcAGCCAGGCAATCCTAGAGCTCGACAGCCACCCCAGCTTGAATCTTCACCCCAGGAGCCAGAGGAACCTGAGGAGATTCTCGGCTCCGATGATGAGGAACAGGAGGACCCTAACGACTACTGCAAAG GTGGCTACCATCACGTGAAAGTTGGAGACCTTTACAATGGAAAATACCATGTAATCCGGAAACTGGGCTGGGGACACTTCTCCACTGTGTGGCTCGCCTGGGACATCCA GGTGAAGAGGTTTGTTGCAATGAAAGTCGTGAAGAGTGCGGAGCACTACACAGAAACAGCGGTGGATGAGATCAAACTCCTTAGATCT GTAAGAAACTCAGACCCCAATGATCCCAACCGTGAGATGGTGGTTCAGCTGCTAGACGACTTCAAAATCTCTGGCGTCAATGGAACTC ATGTCTGCATGGTCTTTGAGGTGTTGGGGCATCACTTGTTAAAGTGGATCATAAAGTCCAATTACCAAGGGCTCCCCCTGCCTTGTGTGAAGAGCATTATAAAACAG GTTCTTCAAGGCCTGGACTACCTTCACACAAAGTGTCAGATTATCCACACAGACATCAAGCCAGAGAATATCCTGATGAGTGTAGACGAGCCCTATGTCCGGAAACTTGCAGCTGAAGCCACAGAGTGGCAGCGGGCCGGGGCGCCACCTCCATCCGGTTCATCAA TAAGCACAGCACCTGCTCCAAAACAG ACagtaaaaatgtccaaaaacaagaagaagaagttaaaaaagaagcagaagcGTCAGGCAGAGCTGTTGGAAAAGTGCATTATGGACCTGGAGGAGATGgaaaagacaacagagacaagagaggaggatgatgaagatgatgatcccCAGTCTCCAATGGGACGTGCCTGTGCTCCTCTTCGGCAAGTGTCCCTGCAGGACCTAGGAAATGAAGAAACAGAGG AGAGCAGTGGTAACACAGATATCCTATCTGGTGTGCCAGAGAAGGAGTCAGAAGTGAACTGCAATGGCCATGTGGATGTGGAGCAGAGGGAGTCCCAGTGGAGGGATGAAGACCAGCATAATGGCAATGCAGAGCCCACAGAGAAATGTGCCACTCCAGAGGAGCAATGCAGGGACTCTCCTGTCCATCCTGTTTGCAATGGTGTGGAGTCTACAAGTTTCACGTCTGCAGTGCTGGAACAAAGCTTTTTGCAGGAAGATGGAGAGAATGGGACAGAAAGCCTGCAAAATG ACAAAGCAACAGCAGGAACCCTGCTAGTTAACCCTCTTGAGCCACTCAATGCAGACAAGATCAAGGTCAAGATTGCAGATTTGGGAAATGCCTGCTGGGTG CACAAGCATTTTACAGAAGATATCCAGACACGACAGTACCGCTCATTAGAGGTGCTCATTGGTTCTGGATACAGCACACCAGCAGATATATGGAGCACTGCCTGCATG GCTTTTGAGCTTGCTACAGGGGACTACTTGTTTGAACCTCATTCGGGGGAAGATTATTCCAGGGATGAAG ACCATCTTGCTCTCATGATTGAGTTGCTCGGTAAAATCCCTCGTCACTATGCCCTGAGTGGGAAATACTCACAGGAATACTTCACCAAGAGAG GTGATTTGAAACACATCACCAAGCTGAAGCCCTGGggcctgctggaggtgctgATCGATAAGTACGAGTGGCCTCGTGAAGAAGCTGAGTCCTTCTCTGACTTCCTGATTCCTATGCTGGAGCTGATCCCCGAGAAAAGAGCCACGGCTGCAGAATGCTTACGCCACCCCTGGcttgccctctag